GGCTGTGAGTGGCGATGAATTTCTCTTTTTGGGACTTCGATAGCTGTTTAATTTGATATTCCAACTGCTGGGCTTCGGATCGACTCCCCACGGGTTGTTGATAAACCAGCTGCAATGGGCCTTTTGAGCGCAGAAACTTAGCCCCTTTTTTGCTATGGGAATGCTCATCCAGGCGACGAGCAACGTCTGTCGTCACGCCTGTATACAAGGCCCCATTCCGGGTACGAATGATATAGAGATGCCATTCAGACATAAGGTCTTGTTTGTCGCTCAATGGGCTATGCCCATCATTTTGAAAGAGGGAGATGCGTATCGTAGTTGCAATACGCATTCAACCACAATACCCCTCATAACTTCGCTTTTTTACTGGCGGTTGAAACACCCCTCAAAGCCAAGAAGCCCTGCGTGATCTGGCATACCAATATCAGACCTAGAGATACTGGAGTGCGATCGCACCTCCCCTCAACCAACCCCCTTTCCCCCAGATAACCTCAGCCCTCAGCCAACCCTCTACAGACGATCTCTAGTTTTTAGTGAAGTCGGAATATCCAATTTATATCCTGCATCAAGTTGCGATCTCGGGGGTGGGTTGCTGACTTGTTCGATTGCCATTGGGATAACTGACCAAATGAATTTTGTTGTTGATCTGCAGTGTCATGATTGCTTTGCTGAACATATGAGTAGCGGGTAAGACCTGTTCCTTAGCTACAGTTCTATTCTTTGCAGTAAAAAGAAAAATTCAGCTATCTCACGAAAGCTGAAACTTTTATCCTCTAAGAGTGCTGATATCAAATGTAGATGTTTGGCTTTAGAAGGTAGGCAGGTTAGTAGCCCATTTCATATTGCGAGAAAATTTGCCTTCTAATTATAGTTATGGCATTTGAGGAAAGATCTGTGCTTCATTTCCTATTTGCTTCACCAAATACATCTGACAGGAGTGTTTTCTATTCAATAGAAGATTGGGATAACGTTTGTGAAGGTATTTTGGATATAGCGCTATCTAGCATAAAGGAACTTGAGATATTACTTAGTCTATTGGGAATAAATGACTTTGTGATAGAGAACCTTCCAAATAGCGAATATTTTTCAGGTTTAATTGATATTTCTCAATATAAAATCCCAGAATTCAATGAAACAGACTTTGATCAGTTTTATGAGTTGTGGTTGTCGAAAACAGGACGAGAATCAAACATGGATGAATATGGGCAGCTCATTTTTATCCAGGGGGAGGCTAGAAAATGGAATCAGAGGCCATGCAAGGTGATATTAATTGAAAAGTATTAGCTTGTCTTGAAGAGTGTGATTGGTAAATGCTTGGCGTAATGACTAAAGTCTTTATCGGTAGTAAAAATTTCGAATTTAGCTCGTATAGCAACAGCACAAATCAAGAAATCTGTGTGGGAGCCTTGAATCCCTTTTGAGCGACAGAAATTCGAATATTCTGCAGCAGCTTCATAATCAGAATCCACCAATGGTTCGTTTGGGAAATATTTCAGTTTCTGTCGCAGTTTTTCATATCGGCTTTTATCCGTGTAGCCAGACAACAATTCTTGTCTGATGGCACCAATTATTTTTACTTGATTCTCATCAATGAGTCGGGTGAGTTGTTTAGCTATAGAGGTTTCATCTGCAGAACTACAGCGCAGAGCAATGGACCAAACACAGGTATCAACCAGGATGCCGCTCATTGTCGTCCTTGTTTATAGTCATAATCGGCATCTTGAGGTAATTGGCCAAATAGAGAGATAATTTCACGCTGTTGTCGACGTTGTACAAACTCAGTCAGTGCTTGATTTACGGTCTCTTTTTTGGTGGAAAATCCACCAACTCGCAGGGCCTCTTCGAGCAAGTCAGCATCGATAGAAAGATTGGTAGCCATGGTCAGACTCTAGTTACACATTTATTCACACATTCTATTACACAAGCCAATTAGCAATTACGAGACGTTAAACTTACGCCGATAGTAGAAGATTAAAAATCCAAATCAGATCACAGCATTAATTGAGTTGGTAGGACATCATGAAACGAATACTGTAAACGAGCTATCGAAGTTAAACGTCTAAATTATTGTGAAAGAATTTGGCCCTCAAGTCAGTCGCATTTCAGAGAGGTTGGCAAAGGTTATCCGGCAAAAACCTAATCATGCATTTGGACAAGTCAGTCGCATTTCAGAGAAGTTGGCAAAGGTTATCCGGCAAAAACCTAATCATGCATTTGGAAAAGAAGGACATGGCTTCTCATGCCGAAAACCACTGAAAATGTCTGATGTAGAAAAGTTTGAAACTCAATATGCTGTAGCACTCCCTACCGGCTATCGCACCTTTATCACTCAAGTCGCTAATGGTGGTCTGGGTCCTGCTTATGGCATGTTTTCACTTGATGATGCCTTGAGGTGTCGATTAACATGCTCTCCTCTTGATGAGTTTCCAACAGATATTTTGAAAGTAGCGTTTCAGCATACTTCCCCATACAACCCTGATCAGGACAACGCAGTTATTGCCATGTTTGATCGAGCTGAGACAGGAGACATTACCGAAGCAGAAATTGATAGATACCAACTGTATTTAACTTCAGGCACTCTTACTCTTTGCCATGAAGGGTGTGGGTATTTACATAGATTAGTAGTGAGTGGACCAACCCGTGGGCAAATGTGGCTGGACGGTGAATGTAGTGAGCAGGGATATTACCCTCTTGGTGTCAGTTTTCTGGAGTGGTATGAAAATTGGCTCGATGATGTTATTGCTGGAGGCCCTGGCACTTGGTGGTTTGATGTCTAACCATTTGCTTAAAACAGACATTCGGATTCAGACAGCCTCGGGACACTTTTTACTTCTCTATGCGCCGCTCAACTCAAAGACGTTAACCAACTGCAGTAAATGAGTGCGACTAAACAGCGAGACCTCGTTGCACGCTTAGCCAAAACTGACTCACCGCATGCTCTGCAAAAGGCCCGAAAAATCAGCGAGCCTTGGTTTCGTGCTCAAGCACTGGCTTATATCGCCCGTTATTGCGACCAAGCCCCAACATCGGTCGCTAATCAGGCAGCTAAAGCGGCAGAAGCTTGCGTGGACACTTACCAACAGTGCGCTGTCCGCGCTTGGGAAATCGCCGCACTGGCTGAAAGATCCCATACCAAATCTGCTGCCTCTCGGCTCCAGGCTGTACTATCTAAAGCCCGACAGATAGAACCGCCTTCATCCCGATCCGAGGCGCTTATCTTATTGCTGAGTGCTGCAGCCCACATCAACTCTAATGCGGTCGAAACTGTAGCTAAGATGGTTGTCCGAGTGACTGATTGTCATTCGAATTGGCGTTGCGATCGCGCCACTGTCAACGCAATAGGCATACTTTACCGTTTCAATCCGGAATCTGCTGCTCATCTGTCCCAATCAGTGTCAAACGCAAAACTTAGATCGAAATGCGACAAAATCATCGCAGCTGGCGGGTCATCACCTCGTTCATTTTTCTGGTGACATTAGAGCTATCAGATTTTCTTACGGTGGCACTGTTTAAACTTTTTGCCACTTTTACACCAACAGGGCTCATTCTTTTTCGGCTGGAAGGGCGGTAACCTATCCCCATCGGTGTAAAACCATTTGCCATTTTCTTTGATAAAGCGCGATCGCTCGTGGAGTTGGGCCACAGAGTTCCCTTCTTGGTACACCGCAAAGAACTCAACAACTCCGGTTTTATCTTCAGGTTGTCCAGCTTTAGTGGCAAGTACAGTTAAACCCAGCCAAGTCAGATGATTGGCAGTGGCAGCGATCAATTGTCGGCTATTGGGTTGTCGGTGACTGGGATGCTCGGTATTGAATAGGTAATCGATATTTTTGAGGCAATAGGCAACGTAGCGCGATCTCATCAGTGTCTCAGCGGTGGGGGCAGGGAGCGACCCTTGTAAATAAACACCGCAGCACTGGTTGAATAACTTTTGACTACCGCAGGGGCAAAGACTTGTAGCAGAGCGATCGTCAGAGATCAGCATGATTCAATTTAGGCAGACAACACTAGATTTTCAATTTCATAGGATGTGTGAGGCCAAAGCCGTTCAATATCTTTCATCATAGAAGTCATTGGCTCACCAGCTCTTGCCCTTTGCATTTGAACGGATACTGAGCAAGACTATCAATCTTGGACCTGTGATGATTATCAACATCGCTGACCTTGACTCTTGAGTTTTCGAGGTTAAACCATTGCGATCAATCATGTAGATCTCAAAACTCTAATAAAGCCAAGGCTTCCTCACACCAAACAATTACATCCACTTCATGGCGAATGCCTTGCCGCAGCGTTAGATACTGACATTTTGCTGCCCAAGATAACTGCTCTGGCTCAGCAAAATGCTGCTGCTCAATCTGCCGATAGATCTGCAATTGCTGTTGATGTTCTTGCTGGTAACGACGGAGTTCTGCCAGTAATACCTCAGGCTCTACTAAATCCCCGGCAAACAGCTTCACTAGGATTTCTTCCTTCGTGCGGCTACTTTTACTGGGCTGAGCAATCCACTCGGCCATCTCCGCCTTACCCATTTCAGTCAGGTGATAGCACTTTTTATCAGGACGACCCGTTTGGGGAATCACCTCTCCCGTGATCCACTGTCGCTCCTCTAAACGGTTGAGTTCTCGATAGATCTGCTGATGACTTGCAGACCAGAAATGGCCCACTGACCCATCAAACCGCTTCGCCAACTCATAGCCACTGCAGGCTTGATCCGCCAAGGTTGCCAAAATTGCGTAAGAAAGACTCATATGCACTGATTGACATATTCAAATAATTGCATATAGTAAGAATATGCACTTTGTTGCATATTACATTGTATTTGTTGCCTAGGAGACCCACCCATGATTACCCAGTCTCGTCCTCAACAATCTCCGCAAGCCTGGTATGGCATGTTTGCCCAGGCTGCACCAGAATTTTCTACAACCCAGCTACCTATCTTGTCCGGGGCTATACCCAAAGACCTCAAAGGCTCCCTCTATCGCAATGGACCAGGGCGTCTAGAGCGCGGCGGGCAACGAGTCGGCCATTGGTTCGATGGAGATGGGGCTGTTTTAGCAGTGCATTTCGGTGGTACCCAGGCATCCGGAGTCTATCGCTATGTGCAAACGGCGGGCTACCAGGCCGAAGAACAGGCCGATCAATTCCTGATGGGAGGCTATGGGATGCTAACCGCCGGGTCCCTATGGCGACGATTGCGGCAGGGAGCGACCAAAAATGCAGCCAATACCTCTGTGCTTGCGCTTCCCGATAAGCTCTTGACCTTATGGGAAGGGGGACATCCCCATGCTTTGGACCTAGCCTCTCTAGAAACCCAAGGATTAGATGACTTAGGATTCCTAGCACCGGATCAGTCCTTCTCCGCCCATCCCAAACGTGATCCGCTCAGTGGAGAAATCTCTAACTTTGGGGTTAGCTACGGCAAGCAAGGTCAACTGCATATCTATCGTTGCTCAGCAGAGGGCAAAGTCAAACGTCAAACCCAAATTCCCCTTAAGGGCCTACCGATGATTCACGATTTTGTGATGGCAGGGCCTTACCTGATTTTTTGTATTTCTCCCGTCTCCATGAATCCGTTGCCGTTATTGGCACAGATGAAGAGCTATAGCGATTGCCTCCAATGGAAACCTCAACAAGGCACTCAAATCTTAGTGATTGAT
The Acaryochloris marina S15 genome window above contains:
- a CDS encoding carotenoid oxygenase family protein; the protein is MITQSRPQQSPQAWYGMFAQAAPEFSTTQLPILSGAIPKDLKGSLYRNGPGRLERGGQRVGHWFDGDGAVLAVHFGGTQASGVYRYVQTAGYQAEEQADQFLMGGYGMLTAGSLWRRLRQGATKNAANTSVLALPDKLLTLWEGGHPHALDLASLETQGLDDLGFLAPDQSFSAHPKRDPLSGEISNFGVSYGKQGQLHIYRCSAEGKVKRQTQIPLKGLPMIHDFVMAGPYLIFCISPVSMNPLPLLAQMKSYSDCLQWKPQQGTQILVIDRESLEVVSQGEADPWYQWHFGNGYIDDQGHVIIDFVRYADFSTNQFLKEVVSGHPQTQADGQLWRLHLDPRTGKVLETYALIDRTGEFPIVDPHQVGLAHSHTYLSTRPASDPTTELFREIVCFDHASHRLSSIQVGEQAYCSEPIYAPEPGQPRQGWIISVVYQAASHTSEVWILAADHLEDGPICRLGLPSVVPMGFHGTWQPSPYPS
- a CDS encoding YchJ family protein is translated as MLISDDRSATSLCPCGSQKLFNQCCGVYLQGSLPAPTAETLMRSRYVAYCLKNIDYLFNTEHPSHRQPNSRQLIAATANHLTWLGLTVLATKAGQPEDKTGVVEFFAVYQEGNSVAQLHERSRFIKENGKWFYTDGDRLPPFQPKKNEPCWCKSGKKFKQCHRKKI
- a CDS encoding PadR family transcriptional regulator, which encodes MSLSYAILATLADQACSGYELAKRFDGSVGHFWSASHQQIYRELNRLEERQWITGEVIPQTGRPDKKCYHLTEMGKAEMAEWIAQPSKSSRTKEEILVKLFAGDLVEPEVLLAELRRYQQEHQQQLQIYRQIEQQHFAEPEQLSWAAKCQYLTLRQGIRHEVDVIVWCEEALALLEF
- a CDS encoding PIN domain-containing protein; its protein translation is MSGILVDTCVWSIALRCSSADETSIAKQLTRLIDENQVKIIGAIRQELLSGYTDKSRYEKLRQKLKYFPNEPLVDSDYEAAAEYSNFCRSKGIQGSHTDFLICAVAIRAKFEIFTTDKDFSHYAKHLPITLFKTS
- a CDS encoding type II toxin-antitoxin system VapB family antitoxin — encoded protein: MATNLSIDADLLEEALRVGGFSTKKETVNQALTEFVQRRQQREIISLFGQLPQDADYDYKQGRQ
- a CDS encoding GIY-YIG nuclease family protein, giving the protein MRIATTIRISLFQNDGHSPLSDKQDLMSEWHLYIIRTRNGALYTGVTTDVARRLDEHSHSKKGAKFLRSKGPLQLVYQQPVGSRSEAQQLEYQIKQLSKSQKEKFIATHSP